In the Chaetodon trifascialis isolate fChaTrf1 chromosome 12, fChaTrf1.hap1, whole genome shotgun sequence genome, GGCCATATTTCATCAGTGAATTCAGACCATACAGTCATGATAAAACTCAGGAGGGGGACCTGTACCAGTCAACGATGTCTTTTTCCTATAAGCAAACATGCCGGACATACTGTACTGGGTCATGTCAATACTTCAAGCGCTGGGCATGACAtcaaaaaaaattactttctcTTATGAGCTCCATCAAAGAATATCATCATGATGTGATAATCAAAACATCCACCCTTTTATCAATtccactctttcctctctctgagtCTGTCTTTGTAGTGGACTTGGGGTTACTTGGCCTGGTGGGAGCAGCTGTGAGGCCaccagagctgcaggtgagcctCCCAGCAGCTTTGTGCTGTTTCCAAAGGATGTGATGAACTGAGACTGAATAAGGCTCAAACAACAATGAAACAGCAAGGCTTCTGCAGCTGATGTTGTTGTTCAGAGTTTCAGGACAAACATTGTACtaattataaaaataataaaaataacccCTTTGCATCTTTATTTGATCGGATAGTTCAAAACAATTTGAATAACAGAAACTGGCATCAGGTTGAGATCATGAATATAGTCTCTGGTGTCGATCGTTATTCAGAACGTGTTTTCAGTTACTTCTGAGGGACTGGATGTTGGGTTTAACCTGTTTGTTGGTTTTGGGTGGAAGTAGAAGACAACAGATGTGGTTAACTGACTGTCTGCAGATCTGGTTTCATATTTAGGTAACTGGGGCGGGGCACTGCAGGGAGCACAAGGAGGTGCCCTTGTACTGTGGTTTCATGTGGTTTTTGTGTATTGTGCGTTATGTTTATTATACATTTACTCTACATAATGTGGTTTAAAGGTTGCCATCATTTTGTAGCGGTAATTAACAGGAATGATATGGTTGAGGATCTTGccatataaaaacataaattacaGTTTAACGCTGAACATCGAACAGGATGTCTGTTACAGAAGAATCAGTGCAGGTGGTTTCAAAATGAACAGTTTCTTCAGTTTGTATGTACTCTACTGTACTCTATTTGTTCCATTTTTCTTACATGATAGCCATTTTCCTGAAGGGTTTGTcatgagaataataataataccataCATACTGAACAGGAAATGATAAGCTACAGACTTATATGCCAGATAAAAAAGGCAACATActgtttaatgctgtttttattatgtAGGTCTGTTAATATGTATTATGTGTGGCATCTAAACAGGTTGGATTGCCATTTAAAAACCTTTGGGATTTTACGTGAATTGTGCAATTTCTTAGGATTGCATACAATGTACAGAGGAGTTCATATATCAGACGCCTTTGTataataaaatgataataataccaCAGAACTCTGTGCTTAAGTGTGCATGCCATATTATAGACATGTGCACGCCATATTCAAACCTGCATGAAGTAACACGTTAATGTTtaacaatgtgaaaatgttaTACTATATATTATAGGTTATGCGCCGTAAGCGTCTTTGCCGAAACTCGCCGGGCGGCTACTGTTTACCGAGCGCCTGAGGCAGCGCCATGTCAATACGCACAAGTGTTAGGACCAGCCTTGGAGGCGTAGCTCTTCCGAGTATCCGCAAGTGCAGAGCAAGGCACAGGCTCAGATTCATTTAAGGAGCGTATCGCTCACAAGTTTCCCTGCTGAGGAGTAAAATTTATCCTTCAGCGCCGAAACTTAAACGAAAAGAGTCTGTTTCTCAGAAGAAGAGGCTCCAGCGAGGGAGGAGGAACCAAAAACAGGTAAGCTGCGTAAATGTGCTTATATGGGACAGGAGAGGGGAGTGAACAGGTAGTTTGTCGCCTTTCTAACAACACTTACAGAGCCAAAGATGCTCAAGGTCTGTGTAGTGCTGTATAtgtgaaaacattattttaaggACATTTAACAACTTTATTAACTGTTATTATTACAGATAGCAGACCGGGATAAAATCATACTCTCAGCGTTGTTAATGAAACGGAGACAAAAGGTTTTTCTAGAAATATTTCAGTAACAttcaagtcattttttaaacttctccatctcctcagcGTGTCTCTGCGCGGTTTATTTGCCTCCCCGTTTAAACACGATCACACGTAGTCACGCTACTGTATACCAAGCTGGCATCTGATAAGAGAAGTTTGTTTCCAGCCTGATAGAaatcaacaatgacaacaatgacATTGTATGTGTTCGCcgtcagcagcagcctgagctCTTTCGCTGGATTCGCTACTTTTGTGCGTAATGACGCACAAGGCGACACTTTTACTGGCAATCTACACGAAAATCCGTCTGAAAAAGTAAAGGTTTTTAATCTCAAAGTAAAGCATGTGAATAGAGACTGACAGGAGAAACTTCTGACAGACATGCTGCACCTGCGCTATTCTTCTTGGCAGCATTAGCACATGAAAATAGTCTTCAATCGCTTTTATATTGTGTGTATTGAGTAACAAAAGACGTTTTCAGCTAATTTGTAACTGGATGCTGGCGGGGTgaaagggggagaaagagactgagagacagagagagagagagagagagagagagagagagagagagagagagagagagagagagagagagagagagagagagagagagagagatgggctTCATGTGCTGTTATCTGATGATGTGGGTGTTAAAAGGTTAATTAGCTTGAAGCTTGTGGGGCTACCTGGCACCTCCAGGTATTTTCCATAGAATATAAAGGAATTAGACAGAGACCATTGTGAGGCTTATCTCACTTTAGAAAAGCCCTCCATTAGAATGAATTTAGAATTGTGTCCCAAAATGACTGAAAGGAAAATGTCAAGTTTCTGACATTTCTTGAAGCTGCTTTATCACAGGCAGTGAGGGACAAAGTATTTAGATCCATTACTTAGCAGAGGTAACAATACCAAAAAGCAAGAGTTCTGTTATTGTTAAAGAGACCAGGTGggaacattgaatgaaataactGCAAAAATCACATGTACAAATCTTTATAATATTTCTAAAATGCAGCTCAGCAGAATAATGTGCAGCATCGTCTACAACAATATTGTACACCCACCTGCATGTCAtgttatttatattattttttacttttcattactatttttcttttctgcattaACATGTAAACAGCATTTTGCTGTTGCAGCTGGCTGAGGTGGAGCTTATTTTACCTACTTTGCATTGGCTGTTGTTGGgtatcttaatcttaatttatGGTATTTTACAAGCTgatcatatgttttttttatatataaaatgtgaagctgcagggtATCCAGTAACTGTAGCAGTCAGATAAATGTTGTGGATTAAGAAGTACAGTATTTGCCCCTGAAATGTGCCAGAATAGAAGCATAAGATTgtatgaaatggaaatacaaaAGTAAACTGATGGCAGATAACAAAGCAGACCTAACACACACTTGACAGCTGCACATCTTAATAGGCTCCAGGTGTCCTTGTATATActtattttcacttttccttttctttcatcatCCTCTGTGACTTTGTGCCAATTATCCTGTGTGCGGCACAAGTctcccacacagacagatgtcTGACACGGTCACATTTCACTGCTCTCCGGCGTGCTGTGTCACCCAGTGGTCAGTGACCCTCTTCTTAACCTTGGTCGGTCCATTTTGCAGGCGTCAAGTCTCCTGCTGATCTCTGCACACAATTCACTCTGTGGGCGTGCAAGTCAGTCTGGGGCAACAGCAGGGTTAAGCCACTCGTGTTCTGGTTTTGATCTATTACCTTTCACCTCTGATCTTTCACACTGTGGCAGGCTGCCAGTTAGTGGAGCTGAGTTAGACATCACAGCACATGTGCAGTGTGAACATTTCACTTGCATTAAGGCTCAAAAGAATCAATGACTGCTGTAAACTGCTGCCTCTGTGATTTTACATAGTGCTGCAGTCACCTTAGTGGTAGTGTTAATGTGCCCCGTATTTGAAATTGTGTGCATATTTTCCTGTGTTATAAGATTCAGATGTTGTGAAATTATGTATTCAAGGTTATGAGTAGCCTGTTCTTTGATCATCTGGGTGGTGAcagctcctctctcactctctccttcagGAGCAGAGGgcaaacttttttcttttttactatAACAAGCATGTTAAGGGAACACATTCTCTTAAATGGCATCAGGTTTCCCACCCTGACCAATGCTTTATCTTGGAATGCCCGGAACGATCCGGAAATACACCCTGTTTGGATTTCTGGATCCCACTTCCTCATGTCTAATCTGCGCTCCATGCAAGTTGAGCTAATGTAAACATTTATTGTAGTGCTCCCTGACTGCACATCAATCACAGAGGAGTCTGCGTTTGTGACAGGGCAACAAAGAGCTGCTATTAATTTATGAAAGCAGGGTTTTAACAAGTTAACCACATTAAGATTCTTCAGGATCTGGTGGCATACCACAAGTGGCTTTATGTTTTATTAGCTCATGCAGTTGGGGTCCACATGGGTAAAATAAGCCATGCTTTATTTAACATGAAATTGCTTCTTAAATATGATACCAGAAGGCGAACTGGTAGCATTTAGCTGTTGAATCTTTATTCAGATGCATGTATGCTGCAAGAAATGATGAGCTGATGTCTTGTTTTTTACAGGATCTATTCCAGTCAGAGGTGGTGTGCAGTCTGTCTATCccaacactggaaaatgagtCTGAGCACTAGTGAGCTGGAGGACCTGTTTGAGTGGCTTGGGGACCCCAATGTCTCCGAAACCATCAGCAACATATCAAGTGTGGGTACAATGATGTGTGCCACGGCGTTCAACCGCAACGCACTGCTCTACTCCATGTGTGTCCTCTAcactttcatcttcatcatcggCCTGGCTGCTAACGCTCTGGTCCTCTGGGTAAACGTCCGTGCGCAAAGAGATTCTGCCCCTCGCCATGAGACGCACATGTACATCGCCCACCTGGCGGTTGCAGACCTGTGCGTGTGCGCCACCCTGCCTGTGTGGGTGAGCTCGCTGGCCCAGCAGGGCCACTGGCCCTTCGGTGAGGTGGCGTGCAAACTCACCCACCTGCTGTTCTCCGTCAACCTCTTCAGCAGCATCTTCTTCCTGGCCTGCATGAGCGTGGACCGCTACCTAAGCGTGACGAAGCACGGAGACAATGGGGGAGGGATGAGAAGAAAATTAATCCGCCGTGGAGCTTGTGTAGGGGTGTGGCTTCTGGCTCTGGTCGCCTCCCTGCCAGACACCTACTTCCTGCATACTGTGAAGGCAACACATGGGGACGCAATGCTGTGCAGGCCTGTGTACCCAGAGGAAAACCCCAGGGAGTGGATGGTGGGCGTGCAGCTGAGCTTCATCCTGCTGGGCTTTGTTCTCCCTTTCCCTGTCATTGCAGTATTCTACGCCCTGCTGGCCAGCGCTTTCACCCGCTCCTCTACTTCTTCTTCATCGTCTTCCACAGTGGAGCAGGAGCGCCGTGTGAGCCGCAGGGTAATCCTGGCCTACATCGTGGTGTTTCTGGGCTGCTGGGGGCCCTACCACGGCGTCCTCCTGGTTGATGCTCTGTCTCAGCTGGGCCTGGTGCCTCTGACCTGTGGCCTGGAGAATGTGATCTACTTGGCCTTACACCTCACCCAGTGTCTGTCCTTGCTCCACTGCTGTTTCAACCCCATCCTCTACAACTTCATCAACAGAAACTACCGCTATGacctcatgaaggccttcaTCTTTAAATACTCCACGAGGACGGGCCTGGCACGCCTCATTGAGGCTTCCAACATGTCCGAGACTGAGTACTCTGCTGTAGCTGTGGACAACCCACCGCAGATCTGAAACTCACAAAACTCAATTAGCATTTCTTGAACACTGTTTCTAAATATAAATGGCTATAATGCGAAGTAAACGTATGTTACAGCTGATTTGTCCTCATCAATGTGTCCACTATCAGATAGAAAAAAACGATCCAGCATTCTTTTTTCAGAAAACTGCTTCAGTCGTGTAGAGAAGCTTGAAGACAGGCTGATATCAACTCTGATGGACTGATTTAAAAGCACTTAGAAAGCAGTTTTATTGTAACAGCTGGTACTGAAGTCATATCAATATTGTCACTCATTTGAAAAGCCAAAACAGTGACCATAAATGTGTAAAACCATCGCCTGTGCTGTGTATGTaggagtgcgtgtgtgtgtttgtgtgtgtgtgtgtgtgtgtagtgtgcatAAACTGACGGGCATTGATAGTATCAGCAGAGTAATGTTAATCTTTTTGTATCAAGTTGTATTTATACTATCCTGTACATTTGAACTGTTTTGCCTCTTTCCTGTTGTAATTCAAGtcttcacacactgatgtccGCTCAGTGCTCCACGTCATGCATCGCTGCCTCATCGTGTTAGTCGAGCCACTGACTGGCTCAGTGTTTTAGTCCTGCTGCCTCATTGTTAATCATAACCTCATGTCACACCAGTTGAATCCTGCAGACAAATAATGTGAGTCATTTTTGAGCTCTTCCATGCCACTAAGGTTTGTAAATTATCTAAAAAGTTTGTGTTCTGGGTTTTATAGTTTTGGTAGTACACTTTTTTGCTGAGAGACTGAtcctctcatgtctgtccactaaatatgaagctacagccagcttCTGATAAGCTTTAACTCGGCTTagtataaagactggaaacagcgaGCCTGGCTCTGCCTGAAGGCAAAACCAAATCCACCTatcagcacctccaaagctcactaattaatacCACAtaccttgtttgtttaatctgtacaaaaccCAAAGAGTAAAAAATGAATTGTTGTGGTTTTATTGGTGATTATGTGCTAgtctatttcttggctgggtgcAGTGATTTGCCATCCTCTTCCAGTACTTGTGCTAATCTAAGCTAAGTTAAGATAGAATAATCACATgctggctttagcttcatatttagcatacagacatgagaccTTCCCTCtgcaagaaagcgaataagctTATTTCCCAATATGTCAAACCGTTCCTGTAAAGAAAGCTGAAATGTTGATCTTACAAGTGATTTACATCATCTACATTTGAAATGATAAACTTCTCAGTTTTCTTTTGGTTCAGACTCTTTCTAAATATTGTCTGGAGGCTTCAGCTGGGACTACTGAGCTCGAAGAGCAGACAGACGTCGCTCCTGTCTCTTCTACAAAGTACAGTATTATGTAATACACTGTACTGTCACACTATATTTTGTCACTATATCAGTGCTCATGATGGAAAGGATGCACATGTGTTATTGATCCTGCTGCATCAGCACACAGGCCACAGACGGCTCAAACTACAGTGACCAAACAACATGAATGAATAGTTTCACTACTTTCATGTaggcagcagctgtggtgtGCAGCAACCAAGTGTTTATTAGGGACCAAATAACAATAgctgtgcgtgggtgtgtgtgtctgtgccacAGCTTTACACCAAAAGATGACGTTTTAAGTGTCACAGACATTGAGTTATACAGTTTACTCACTGTCTGTTGTAGGAAACAATGTGTTCTTCTGATATGTTGACACAGAGCACATTGTGTCATGTGATTGGCTACACATGTATGCTTTTACACTGAAAGAATTTCATGTTGTGATTAGAAAAGAGTGGAGACACGAACATGTGTCCACAAGAACAGAGGCATTCCTTTGGTATTGTAATGTGTAACATGTGTTCTGTTATAtattaaatgcagagaaaatgttttgccTCAGTGATTTCTTTGGTTCTTGTCAGAATAATCTCACAACTTAATATCCTCCATGCCTCGAGATGGCTCGAATAATGGGTTTTAACCCAAGCTCTGATGGAACATGTTTCAGAACTGGTTTCAGTGCTCCATTTAAAGCACTGAATTCATCAGTTTGTGTAGTTTATGCCAGCTGCAATGCGAGGCAAATCATGGCTCCGCTGTGAAACATGGTCTAGGCCTGACAGAGAATACACATTCTTCAATTACAACTGTctttcagacagcagagggagaaaaagatgTTATTCCTGCAGACTGAAAGACACAgtgtgactttttctttttttcttaattctACAAATTTCAATAAGCCCCCAAACTACTCAGAAGACTTTGCAGGTGCAGGGTCATACTGGTGCGCCTTTGCCGTCTCTTGCAGCTCCAACTGTGCTCTTGTCACACGGGGACAGCAGCTCATCAGCGTTTTGCTCCTTTAACCCCAATGCTTGATATGCTCTCCTCTGGGAGGGCCAACCCCCTCCCACTGTTGTCCTCAGGACACATGACAACCCTTCAGCCTGCCTCCTTGCAATCAGCTGCCATTTGTGAGTGCCTCAGCCTCCTCAGGCAgcctctcctgcctcctctcatgGGATAATGAGCTCAGTGAGGAAGACCATCTTGGTGGCCAAAGACCACAACACTATCCTGGTGGAGGGATGTGGTGATCTCCTTGGGGGATCTCACTGCCAAGGTTAACTGTCATTTTTGCCCGAGGAGAGGAGCATTTATCCAGCTCCCTCCAGTGCTCCCCCCTGGAATCGCTGTCTTTTGTCTCCTCATAGTGAAAAGTGGAAATACCAACAATAACACTGAGTTCCTTTTCCAGTTTTCCTTGTTTGTATTCCTCATCTGAAAAGAATTTTGCCAACAGATTTCCAGTATCTTGGCCTCCTTTTTCAGTATCAGGTCACGTCACCAGCTGTAGTGCCTTTGACACAGTGTAGTCTAGCTGGCAGGATGTGTTGTGTGAAGGTTTGTATTGGACAGGGAGGGGCAGCTATGGTGCAGGCAGGCTGGGGTGTTGTAAATTAGTCTGATGAGGAAGCTGTAAAGGGATTTCCAAAGGTCAAACCAAATGAGTGATCTGCTGTTGATAACCCCCTCCCGGCTTCCTTCTTCCGTATGATAGTGCCTTGATCTTCCAGTGGCTCTGGTGTGTGGTGGTCACCTCTGCCACAACCATGACCTCCCTCTGCTTTCTTGTGTGAATGATTTGCCCCTCAGAAGACTCGTTCGACTGACCTCAACCCTGTCAATGTCTTCCTGATGTTGTAGCCTGCTGATGGCTTGCTCCAGGTCAGTGAACTTGCACCGACTAAGTCACTAAACAAAGTGCAGTGTGACAAGTTTGTAGCAACTGGAAtgcagaatgtgtttttttgtttgttttttttgtgacaaAGTGAGAGCCGGATTAACCCCCAAGCAGGCCCAGGGGCAAAAAGCTGTGATCCCCCGGTGAGCCCCATGTGTTGCCAAACCTATTATCTCCATCATGCATTTGGtttcgtgtgtgtgtcaatgtctGACCGCAGCTATTCTCTCATGCTACTGGACCCATGAGCCTTAgatttttgtgcacatttatgacTGTACAGTATGCTCAAGGACCCCTTGTGGTTGCAGTGATTTACAATTTTTGAGTGCTCTGTTTTATACCACCATTGACTGCTGACTCCTCACTCTTAACCGCTCAGTAGCAGCCACAAGTAATCAACAACTTCTTCAGTTTGGAATCTTGTTTCCACTGGAGACTGCATACGTGCCGGTCATGTTTGTGTTGGCAGATTCTTATGTTGGGATTTTCTCTTTGGAATTGACATTTACACTGCTGGTGTTCAGGAATCTGCATATTGTCTTTCCTTCATTCCGTTCCTCTCCTGCATACATGTCGGACACAAAGCCTGCCCTGCACTCACTGTGCTCCACCCATATGTCCCCAGACACACCTGGTGGAGGTCTTCTGCTTGTGATTATCAGATGATAAAATGAAAACCTAAGAATATGTATATGTGCACCCTGTCAGCATAATACCAATTGAAATATTAAAGTTATCAAAAGTAGATTTGGAGAGTGAAGCCAAAAGTTACAGTCTTAAGAGGGTActccactgatgcagtgttGCACTCCTAGATAAGATGAATGATACCATCTTTCTTATACACATTCCTCTTCGTCTTGTCAAAACCTGCTGCCTATGTTACCCACAATTCAACTTGACCACCAAATGTTTGGTCAGAAGTGTGTCATGCTAGTCACCgctaatgtagccttgagcTACTATCCTCAGCTAATGATGAGGAGTGGACTCCAGAGGTCTGCTGAGCTCACTTCTTTAAAACTGATATTGCCttaagtgacatcacttgaggcagtttATCAGCTTTtatgcagctccctctggacaACCTCTTTTTTCATATATACAGCAGTTCTCCCCAAGATCTGTAAACAGactgtgaaatgtaaaatcaGAGGGGGCCCCTCTCATTCCAGTTTATATATTGATCAATACAACAAATTATCATAAAGTAATTGCCTCACAATGAACATTGCTTGATTTGCCCAGTTACTAATCCACCATTGgacagaaatactgtaattcactttttttattattattattatgctgtCATCTAAAAACATCCCCTGTGCtgtatgcacaaacacaaaatgataTTGATCCACCTCGCTGAGTCTGGGTTTGATGGCAAGCAagggtatttcccaaaataccacacacacacatgcagagatgcaTGTTTACGTTGAAGTAAGTTTATACGTTTATTACAAATCCAGATGATGTGCTGTGCTGTATTCCAGACCAAATCCCTTTATTCCAAACTCTCCCACTCATACGGTAGATGTTTAGGTGCTGCAGTCATGTCTGAATACACTCAGGGTGAACAGAGTGTAACACACACTTCTGTTCTTCCACCAATGAATGGCCTGTGTTTTACTTGGCATGCACATATGCTGTGAAGTGTTTTGCTTCCTTTTACAGTTTGCCAGTTATGATTCTCCTCCGTTCCCATGATAAGCTGCTTATACAGGACGCGTCAAACACACTGGTGAGCCAGTCTTCTGCACAAACCCAAACACCATACTGAGTGTAAAATGTGAAACTGGTTACAAAGGAGTAAACTCTGAAAGGTTCCTCTCATAACACTTTACTACTAAAGTACATTCTCGCTGTTCACAGGTTTCTGTTGTCACTGTCTGGAACTGATTCACCAATGTAAACCTGTCCTCTCCAAACCAAAGATTTACcgcaaaaagctgaaaaaagctCAAAACTGGATAATGAAATCATCCAAAGTCCAGCTCAGCCCTGGCTGCTTTTCTTATGGCGGGTTCATGTATGAGTTACAGTACAGTCTTAATGGGGCTAtctgttttaatttgatttaaaaagaagaggaagtggGCCAGAGATGAGGTCGATTAAGGGAGTGTTGCTTTACAACACAATGGTATCTATACTTTATGCTGAGGGAAGATTAATGACTGATGAAACatggaggaggtgcagaggtGGAGAGTACTTTGGAATAACTGGATTGTTTTATGTCTGTAGTGGAGAAGTGCATTTGGAAaatgcacactgcacacatgtgTAGCTGTAAATGTAAGTTACCTTATTTTTGGCCCATTTCCAAGTATTTAGAATAAGTTCAACTCCCAATCAAGTCCGTGCTTGCTGCGCTCAGCCTCAGCAGGAATTCCACATGAGGACTTATAGAGAATAAAGGTTCTTGAATCATTAATGAAGTAGAAGGggaaagcagcagctgcttgtgCTCACACAGAGATTTTGGTGTggatataaaaaaaagtcagaggatAGGGTAAGTTTGGCACTCCATGACTCCACTGCtgtcaggagaggaggacaagtgCTTTGGCCAGATGTTGGCCAGATGTTCAGTCTGAGGGGAAAGGAAAAATTAGAGTTAAAAGACCAACCTGAAGCTGGATCAAACAACACCGATGGCACACATCAGTTTACAAAGTCATGGCTTATTTAACCTTCTGAGCAGAGGCCTGATAACGTTAAGTTGAGGGCAGATTCTTTGTGTGCGCTGGAATATATCAGCAGAAACTGATGTCTAACCAAAACTGGAATTTATGTTGCTATGTTCAGGACTAATGATGATACTGTGAGGGTCTTTAAGAGCCAATGGCCCATGCACACTATATTTTCTATTTCAGACAAGGCGAAACAGACCGAAAAGTCCAGCAGCTGAGAGACCCAAAGAAGGATTTTAAGGGTCGGGTCGACCAAACTCCAAAAAAACGTATTTTCTCACTTACCTTTATTGGTATCTTGGCATGCAGACTCGTGGTTTTATTTGACCTGGTGTTGGCTCCA is a window encoding:
- the LOC139340567 gene encoding atypical chemokine receptor 3-like, which produces MSLSTSELEDLFEWLGDPNVSETISNISSVGTMMCATAFNRNALLYSMCVLYTFIFIIGLAANALVLWVNVRAQRDSAPRHETHMYIAHLAVADLCVCATLPVWVSSLAQQGHWPFGEVACKLTHLLFSVNLFSSIFFLACMSVDRYLSVTKHGDNGGGMRRKLIRRGACVGVWLLALVASLPDTYFLHTVKATHGDAMLCRPVYPEENPREWMVGVQLSFILLGFVLPFPVIAVFYALLASAFTRSSTSSSSSSTVEQERRVSRRVILAYIVVFLGCWGPYHGVLLVDALSQLGLVPLTCGLENVIYLALHLTQCLSLLHCCFNPILYNFINRNYRYDLMKAFIFKYSTRTGLARLIEASNMSETEYSAVAVDNPPQI